Within the bacterium genome, the region AACGAAGGCGGAACTTACTCGCCAGCTCTATCAGCGGATAAAAGTCCTCGGACTGTCGCAGATCAAGGCAGCGAAAGTACTTGGACTAAAGCAGCCTGACGTGTCCAAGCTTATGAACGGCCGGTTTTCGGGCTTTTCCGTGGAGCGGTTGCTGGAACTTCTCAATGCCTTGGCGGTGGATGTGGATATTGTTCTCCGTCCGGGAAGCACGCGCGGCGGGCACCGTGGCACCGTCAAGGTCTTGGCAACTTCGGGATGCCGAGGTTAGTTCCCATGCTGTGCATATGCCCCAAATTCGGTGGATGCCACATTTATTCCCCATGGTAACTTGTCGCACAAAGCTCATAATGCTAGAATGGCTTGCGATCAAGATTTCATTTTAGGGACTGGATCGTAGCGTTGCTTTAGGGCCTGCGTGCCCGGTTTTTGAAAATAACGTCAGTTCAGTAGTCCTGCCGATGTTCAATGACGGAGATTGAGTTCATGTTTTTTCATGTAACGCTTCAACACGCGGAAGACGACTGGGTTGTCGTCGAGTGCCCGACCCTGCCTGGGTGCGTATCTCAGGGCAAAGACGAAAAAGAGGCATTGGAGAATATCAAAGAAGCGATCACTGCTTGGCTTTGGGCCGAAGATCAGAAAGCAGTCGCTAATATCCATGCGCAACCGGTGCTGGTCGCCGTTTGAGGTCTTCTCGGATCAAAGGCTTCCGTCGCAAATTTTAAGGGCTTCCACACGGTGAGCAGGTTGGGTAACATTTCTGGCAAAGAAGCGGCCAAGGCGTTCGCAAAAGCCGGATGGCAGCCTATCGGACAAGTAGGAAGCCATCTTGTCCTTGTCATGCCTGGCATCCGAGTCAATTTATCGATACCCCAGCACAAAGAGCTATCCACGGGAACGCTTCGCGCGCTAATTCGTAACGCTGGGATGACTGTTGAGGAGTTCTTGAAGTTGCTTTAGCTCTACTTCATGCAAGAGGGGGGCCTTGGCGGTGGATGTGGATATTGTTCTCCGTCCGGGAAGCACGCGCGGCGGGCACCGTGGCACCGTCAAGGTCTTGGCAACTTCGGGATGCCGAGGTTAGTT harbors:
- a CDS encoding helix-turn-helix transcriptional regulator: MVVEGSGNVFADLDLPNADDLQTKAELTRQLYQRIKVLGLSQIKAAKVLGLKQPDVSKLMNGRFSGFSVERLLELLNALAVDVDIVLRPGSTRGGHRGTVKVLATSGCRG
- a CDS encoding type II toxin-antitoxin system HicB family antitoxin, producing MFFHVTLQHAEDDWVVVECPTLPGCVSQGKDEKEALENIKEAITAWLWAEDQKAVANIHAQPVLVAV
- a CDS encoding type II toxin-antitoxin system HicA family toxin, with the protein product MSRLGNISGKEAAKAFAKAGWQPIGQVGSHLVLVMPGIRVNLSIPQHKELSTGTLRALIRNAGMTVEEFLKLL